In one window of Pseudomonas sp. IAC-BECa141 DNA:
- a CDS encoding LysR family transcriptional regulator translates to MSFTEPAARQSSAEFRWPKDKDEPWLAQAATLDSDVAQYFLVSARCGCFMQAARSLNVRSTLLRKQLAQLEQQLQCALFSFQGSALSLTREGQQLQAQLVALAHERKLPVIEQPLIRLAVAESILHDILGRDLIALLRRNASVRLEIIALDSELALRAVSADIVLWLAHGETPHPGPTFATSEPQRLAQLEYQPHIAKRYSRVTARPESPDDLADFMLVQWQHDRQIDSFRPWNNLVEQRLAGVVQMQSYELMLEMIRCSACIGLLPMYMSRFDRGLVALPGVFEEAMRLQAWLAVNSESQEVGEVQVLVELIQRTFNERQEWFE, encoded by the coding sequence ATGTCATTCACCGAACCCGCAGCACGACAAAGCAGCGCCGAATTTCGCTGGCCCAAGGACAAGGATGAACCCTGGCTGGCGCAAGCCGCGACGCTCGACAGTGACGTCGCGCAATACTTTCTGGTCAGCGCACGTTGCGGCTGCTTCATGCAGGCCGCCCGCAGCCTCAACGTGCGCTCGACCCTGCTGCGCAAACAACTGGCGCAACTGGAACAACAACTGCAATGTGCGCTGTTCAGCTTCCAGGGCAGCGCTCTCAGCCTGACCCGCGAAGGCCAGCAATTGCAGGCGCAACTGGTGGCCCTGGCCCACGAACGCAAACTCCCGGTGATCGAGCAGCCCCTGATCAGGCTGGCGGTCGCCGAATCGATCCTGCACGACATCCTCGGACGCGACCTCATCGCACTGCTGCGCCGCAACGCCAGCGTGCGCCTGGAGATCATCGCCCTCGACAGCGAACTGGCCCTGCGCGCCGTCAGCGCCGACATCGTGCTGTGGCTCGCCCACGGCGAAACCCCGCACCCCGGCCCGACCTTCGCCACCAGCGAACCGCAACGCCTGGCGCAACTGGAATACCAGCCGCACATCGCCAAACGCTACTCCCGCGTGACCGCACGACCAGAAAGCCCGGATGATCTTGCCGATTTCATGCTGGTGCAATGGCAGCATGACCGGCAGATCGACAGCTTCCGGCCCTGGAACAATCTGGTCGAACAGCGCCTGGCCGGAGTGGTGCAGATGCAGTCCTACGAGCTGATGCTGGAGATGATCCGGTGCAGCGCATGCATTGGTTTGTTGCCGATGTACATGAGCCGGTTTGATCGCGGGCTGGTGGCGTTGCCGGGGGTATTTGAGGAGGCGATGCGGTTGCAGGCGTGGTTGGCGGTGAACAGTGAATCGCAGGAGGTCGGGGAGGTGCAGGTTTTGGTGGAGTTGATTCAACGCACGTTCAATGAGCGACAGGAGTGGTTTGAGTAG
- a CDS encoding DUF6124 family protein, translating to MIKPTPNPPETDPTSPYETLDSKKFHEAAERALDHYLNPFHPRKPLLKPNTRYLIAPGVDSEELLADACETLTSAKTMASDFAGLVDGSHRHVLLGIAQLIMLGELAVNRALDNLELKTEAPL from the coding sequence ATGATCAAACCAACACCCAATCCACCCGAAACCGACCCGACCTCGCCCTACGAAACCCTCGATTCCAAGAAATTCCACGAAGCCGCCGAACGCGCCCTCGATCACTACCTCAATCCGTTCCACCCCAGAAAACCGCTGCTCAAACCCAACACCCGCTACCTCATCGCCCCCGGCGTCGACAGCGAAGAACTGCTGGCCGACGCCTGCGAAACCCTGACCTCGGCCAAAACCATGGCCAGCGATTTCGCCGGGCTGGTGGACGGCTCGCATCGGCATGTGCTGCTGGGGATTGCGCAATTGATCATGCTGGGGGAACTGGCGGTGAACCGGGCGCTGGATAATCTGGAGTTGAAGACTGAGGCGCCTCTGTAA
- a CDS encoding GNAT family N-acetyltransferase produces MLEHNPAIDLERFNECHLEGVTALYNDPALARQVLQMPFQSSEIWRQRLMPDSERVLKLVALHQGVVIGYLGLEAFSRIRRSHAGSIGLSVAVAWQGKGVGTKLMAAALDVADNWMNLHRVELSVYADNEAAIGLYRKFGFETEGLFRDYAVRDGQWVDTLSMARLRQTPTV; encoded by the coding sequence ATGCTTGAGCACAACCCCGCGATTGATCTCGAACGCTTCAACGAATGCCATCTTGAAGGCGTCACCGCGCTCTACAACGACCCGGCGTTAGCGCGGCAAGTGTTGCAGATGCCGTTTCAATCCTCCGAGATCTGGCGCCAGCGCCTGATGCCGGACAGCGAGCGGGTGTTGAAACTGGTGGCACTGCACCAAGGGGTGGTGATCGGTTATCTGGGGCTGGAGGCTTTTTCCCGGATTCGTCGCAGTCATGCCGGCAGCATCGGGCTGAGTGTTGCGGTGGCCTGGCAAGGCAAGGGGGTGGGGACGAAACTGATGGCGGCGGCGCTGGATGTTGCCGACAACTGGATGAACCTGCACCGGGTCGAGCTTTCGGTGTACGCCGACAACGAAGCAGCCATCGGGCTCTATCGCAAGTTCGGCTTTGAGACCGAAGGCTTGTTTCGCGATTACGCCGTGCGTGACGGGCAATGGGTCGACACTCTGAGCATGGCGCGCCTGCGCCAGACGCCAACGGTTTGA
- a CDS encoding cbb3-type cytochrome c oxidase subunit 3 translates to MFDVFLNVLGVLFLWLSVEYCLRHETAESLDEASLTPFADDPEVARRVELATGKTVKAVAPEVAKPGWVNLEM, encoded by the coding sequence ATGTTCGATGTTTTCTTGAATGTGTTGGGCGTGCTGTTTTTGTGGTTGTCGGTGGAGTATTGCTTGCGCCATGAAACGGCTGAAAGCCTGGATGAGGCAAGTCTGACGCCGTTTGCGGATGATCCGGAGGTGGCGCGGCGGGTTGAGCTGGCCACCGGCAAGACCGTGAAAGCGGTAGCGCCGGAGGTGGCGAAGCCGGGGTGGGTCAACCTCGAAATGTGA
- the ccoN gene encoding cytochrome-c oxidase, cbb3-type subunit I, with protein MSTATIGQAYNYKVVRQFVIATVFWGVVGMAMGVWIASQLVWPDMNLDLPWTTFGRLRPLHTSLVIFGFAGSAQFAASYYAVQRTCQVRLYSDKLAAFTFWGWQSVIVIMLVSLPMGYTTTKEYAEIEFSGAVWMAVVWVAYAIVFFTTVVQRKTKHIYVGNWFFGAFILVIAMLHVVNHLSIPVDWFKSYPVYSGATDAMVQWWYGHNAVGFFLTTGFLGMMYYFVPKQVNRPVYSYRLSIVHFWALITLYIWAGPHHLHYTALPDWAQSLGMAMSLILLAPSWGGMINGMMTLSGAWHQLRTDPILRFLVLSLAFYGMSTFEGPMMAIKTVNALSHYTDWTIGHVHAGALGWVAMITFGATYHMVPKVFGRERMHSTPLINLHFWLATIGTVLYIASMWVNGITQGLMWRAINEDGTLTYSFVEALQASHPGFVVRFAGGVFFLSGMLLMAYNVWRTVRVADVAIAHREAQIA; from the coding sequence ATGAGCACAGCAACAATCGGACAGGCTTATAACTACAAGGTCGTCCGCCAATTCGTCATCGCCACTGTTTTCTGGGGTGTCGTGGGCATGGCGATGGGGGTATGGATCGCCTCGCAACTGGTATGGCCGGACATGAATCTGGACTTGCCGTGGACCACCTTCGGCCGCTTGCGACCGTTGCACACCAGCCTGGTGATTTTCGGTTTCGCCGGCAGCGCGCAATTTGCCGCCAGTTATTACGCGGTGCAGCGGACCTGCCAGGTGCGGCTGTACTCAGACAAACTCGCCGCGTTCACTTTCTGGGGCTGGCAGTCAGTGATCGTGATCATGCTGGTCAGCCTGCCGATGGGCTACACCACCACCAAGGAATACGCCGAAATCGAATTCTCCGGCGCGGTCTGGATGGCCGTGGTCTGGGTTGCATACGCCATCGTGTTTTTCACCACCGTGGTGCAGCGCAAGACCAAACACATCTACGTCGGCAACTGGTTCTTCGGCGCATTCATTTTGGTGATCGCCATGCTGCACGTGGTCAATCACCTGTCGATCCCGGTGGACTGGTTCAAGTCCTATCCGGTGTATTCCGGCGCCACCGACGCCATGGTGCAGTGGTGGTACGGGCACAACGCGGTGGGCTTCTTTCTGACCACCGGGTTCCTCGGGATGATGTATTACTTCGTGCCGAAACAGGTCAATCGGCCGGTGTATTCGTACCGCCTGTCAATCGTGCATTTCTGGGCGTTGATCACCCTGTACATCTGGGCCGGCCCGCACCATTTGCACTACACCGCGCTGCCGGACTGGGCGCAGTCGTTGGGGATGGCGATGTCGCTGATCCTGCTCGCGCCGAGCTGGGGCGGCATGATCAACGGGATGATGACGCTGTCCGGCGCCTGGCATCAGTTGCGCACCGACCCGATCCTGCGTTTCCTCGTCCTGTCGCTGGCGTTCTACGGCATGTCGACCTTCGAAGGCCCGATGATGGCGATCAAGACCGTCAACGCCCTCTCCCACTACACCGACTGGACCATCGGCCACGTCCACGCCGGCGCCCTTGGCTGGGTGGCGATGATCACCTTCGGGGCGACCTATCACATGGTGCCGAAAGTCTTTGGCCGCGAGCGGATGCACAGCACGCCGCTGATCAACCTGCACTTCTGGCTGGCGACCATCGGTACCGTTTTGTACATCGCTTCGATGTGGGTCAACGGGATTACCCAGGGCCTGATGTGGCGGGCGATCAACGAGGACGGCACGCTGACTTATTCGTTCGTCGAGGCGCTGCAGGCCAGCCATCCCGGGTTTGTGGTGCGATTTGCAGGCGGGGTGTTCTTCCTCAGCGGCATGCTGCTGATGGCCTACAACGTGTGGCGCACGGTGCGGGTGGCGGATGTTGCAATTGCCCACCGTGAAGCGCAGATCGCCTGA
- a CDS encoding nitrite/sulfite reductase — MYQYDDYDRALVFERVAQFRDQVERFMAGELSEEEFLPLRLQNGLYMQKHAYMLRVAIPYGTLSAVQMRTLASIASDYDRGYGHFTTRQNMQFNWIELHQVPDILQRLAQVNMHAIQTSGNCVRNITTEAFAGVAADELIDPRPLAEILRQWSTINPEFLFLPRKFKIAICSAKHDRAAIMMHDIGLYLYPGHDGQMLLRVIVGGGLGRTPILGLQIRDGLPWQHLLSYVEAVLRVYNPHGRRDNKYKARIKILVKALGIGAFAKEVEEEWQHLKDGPAQLTEDEYQRVASAFVPPSYRTLADTDLDFGTHLAENAAFARWVARNVQPHKVPGYTSVVLSTKPGLASPPGDVTGLQMLAVADWSERFGFGEIRIAHEQNIVLPDVPKSELFALWQLAKEQGLGAANVGLLTDIIACPGGDFCALANAKSIPIAQAIQARFDNLDYLHDLGDISLNISGCMNACGHHHIGNIGILGVDKNGSEWYQITLGGAQGKNSALGKVIGPSFSAAEVPQVIERIIGTFVRYREAEELFVDTVARIGLEPFKERIYPKALEVPA, encoded by the coding sequence ATGTATCAATACGACGATTACGACCGGGCGCTGGTGTTCGAGCGCGTTGCGCAGTTTCGCGATCAGGTCGAGCGCTTCATGGCCGGGGAGTTGAGCGAAGAAGAATTCCTGCCGCTGCGCCTGCAGAACGGCCTGTACATGCAAAAGCACGCTTACATGCTGCGGGTGGCGATTCCCTACGGCACGCTGAGCGCCGTGCAGATGCGCACATTGGCGAGCATCGCCAGTGACTATGACCGAGGTTACGGCCACTTCACCACGCGGCAGAACATGCAGTTCAACTGGATCGAGCTGCACCAGGTGCCGGACATCCTTCAACGTCTGGCGCAGGTCAACATGCATGCGATCCAGACCTCGGGCAACTGCGTACGCAACATCACCACCGAAGCTTTCGCCGGCGTCGCGGCGGACGAGTTGATCGACCCGCGCCCGCTGGCGGAGATCCTGCGGCAATGGTCGACGATCAACCCGGAGTTCCTGTTCCTGCCACGCAAATTCAAGATCGCCATCTGCTCGGCGAAGCACGACCGCGCGGCGATCATGATGCATGACATCGGCCTCTACCTTTACCCCGGCCATGACGGGCAGATGCTCTTGCGAGTGATCGTCGGCGGCGGTCTGGGGCGCACGCCGATCCTCGGTTTGCAGATTCGCGACGGCTTGCCGTGGCAGCATTTGCTGTCCTATGTCGAGGCGGTGCTGCGGGTCTACAACCCCCACGGCCGTCGCGACAACAAGTACAAGGCGCGGATCAAGATTCTGGTCAAGGCGCTGGGCATCGGGGCGTTCGCCAAAGAGGTCGAGGAAGAGTGGCAACACCTCAAGGACGGCCCGGCGCAACTGACGGAGGATGAATACCAGCGAGTCGCCAGTGCTTTCGTGCCGCCGAGCTATCGCACGCTGGCGGATACGGATCTGGATTTCGGCACGCACCTGGCCGAGAACGCGGCGTTCGCCCGCTGGGTCGCGCGCAACGTGCAGCCGCACAAGGTGCCGGGCTACACCAGCGTGGTGCTGTCGACCAAACCGGGCCTGGCTTCGCCACCGGGGGATGTGACCGGTTTGCAGATGCTGGCCGTGGCCGACTGGTCCGAGCGCTTCGGTTTTGGCGAAATACGCATCGCCCACGAGCAGAACATCGTCCTGCCGGACGTGCCCAAATCCGAGCTTTTTGCGTTGTGGCAACTGGCGAAAGAGCAGGGCCTGGGCGCGGCCAACGTCGGTCTGCTGACCGACATCATTGCCTGCCCCGGCGGGGATTTCTGTGCGCTGGCCAACGCCAAATCGATCCCGATTGCCCAGGCGATTCAGGCACGCTTTGACAACCTCGACTACCTGCACGATCTGGGCGACATCAGCCTGAACATTTCCGGCTGCATGAACGCCTGCGGCCATCATCACATCGGCAACATCGGGATCCTCGGCGTCGATAAAAACGGCAGCGAGTGGTACCAGATCACCCTCGGCGGTGCTCAGGGCAAGAACAGCGCACTGGGCAAAGTCATCGGTCCGTCGTTCAGCGCCGCTGAAGTGCCGCAGGTGATCGAGCGGATCATCGGCACGTTCGTCCGTTATCGCGAGGCCGAAGAGTTGTTCGTCGATACCGTGGCGCGCATCGGACTGGAGCCGTTCAAGGAACGGATCTACCCGAAAGCGCTGGAGGTGCCGGCATGA
- a CDS encoding DUF934 domain-containing protein codes for MNNLLRMEAGGARIVLDDPWTLVRSPETEPGAGMLILPLAHWLESPSTHAVWLGPDDGVESLLPFLTSLPLIALDFPSFRDGRAYSQAYLLRSRFGWKGELRAIGDVLRDQLSHMRQCGFDSFAVREDKSAEDALKGLAGMSVLYGRSVIEPRPLFRRR; via the coding sequence ATGAACAATCTGCTGCGCATGGAGGCGGGCGGGGCGCGGATCGTGCTCGACGATCCATGGACGCTGGTCCGCTCGCCTGAAACGGAGCCCGGCGCCGGAATGTTGATTCTGCCGCTGGCCCACTGGCTTGAATCGCCCTCGACCCATGCGGTCTGGCTCGGCCCGGACGATGGCGTCGAAAGCCTGCTGCCATTTCTGACCTCGCTGCCGTTGATCGCCCTCGACTTCCCGAGCTTTCGCGATGGCCGCGCCTACAGTCAGGCCTATCTGCTGCGCAGCCGTTTCGGCTGGAAAGGCGAGTTGCGCGCCATTGGCGATGTGCTGCGCGACCAGCTCAGCCATATGCGCCAGTGCGGTTTCGACAGCTTCGCGGTGCGCGAGGACAAATCCGCCGAGGATGCGCTCAAGGGCCTGGCCGGGATGAGCGTGTTGTATGGGCGCTCGGTGATTGAACCGCGACCGCTGTTCCGGCGCAGGTGA